In Hyla sarda isolate aHylSar1 chromosome 9, aHylSar1.hap1, whole genome shotgun sequence, the following proteins share a genomic window:
- the BCKDHA gene encoding 2-oxoisovalerate dehydrogenase subunit alpha, mitochondrial isoform X2 — protein MDRQGQIINPSEDPNIPKEKVLKFYHTMTLLNTMDRILYESQRQGRISFYMTNYGEEGTHVGSAAALSDTDLVFGQYREAGVLMYRGYPLDLFMAQCYGNSLDPGKGRQMPVHYGSKDLNFVTISSPLATQIPQAVGAAYAMKRENADRAVICYFGEGAASEGDAHAAFNFSATLECPVLFFCRNNGYAISTPTSEQYRGDGIAARGPGYGIMSIRVDGNDVFAVYNATKEARRRAVAENQPFLIEAMTYRIGHHSTSDDSSAYRSVDEVNYWDKQDHPISRLRHYMMHNGWWDDEQEKIWRKKSRKMVMEAFEKAERERKPSIQHMFTDVYAEMPPSLKKQEESLKKHLKVYGEHYPMDSYEH, from the exons ATGGACCGTCAGGGGCAGATTATTAACCCCAGCGAAGACCCCAAT ATCCCTAAGGAGAAAGTCCTAAAGTTCTATCACACGATGACGCTGCTGAACACCATGGATAGAATCCTGTATGAGTCTCAGAGGCAG GGAAGAATTTCATTCTATATGACAAACTACGGAGAGGAGGGGACGCACGTGGGCAGTGCTGCCGCCCTGAGTGACACAGACCTTGTATTCGGGCAGTATCGGGAGGCAG GAGTCCTGATGTACAGAGGGTATCCTCTTGATCTTTTCATGGCGCAGTGCTATGGTAATTCCTTAGATCCTGGCAAAGGAAGACAAATGCCTGTACACTACGGCTCTAAGGACTTAAACTTTGTGACCATTTCCTCACCATTGGCAACACAGATTCCACAAG ctgTGGGTGCGGCCTATGCCATGAAACGGGAAAATGCAGACCGCGCTGTCATCTGCTACTTCGGTGAAGGAGCCGCAAGTGAGGGAGATGCCCATGCTGCTTTTAACTTTTCTGCTACTTTGGAGTGCCCCGTGCTTTTCTTCTGCAGGAACAATGGCTACGCCATATCTACCCCTACTTCTGAGCAGTATCGTGGGGATGGCATTG CTGCCAGAGGTCCTGGTTATGGCATCATGTCAATTCGAGTGGATGGTAATGATGTCTTTGCAGTGTACAATGCCACCAAAGAGGCAAGACGGAGAGCAGTGGCAGAGAACCAGCCGTTCCTGATAGaagccatgacatacag GATTGGGCACCACAGCACCAGCGATGACAGCTCTGCCTACCGCTCTGTAGATGAGGTGAATTACTGGGACAAGCAGGACCACCCTATTTCTCGGCTTCGTCACTACATGATGCACAATGGCTGGTGGGATGATGAACAGGAGAAAATATGGAGGAAGAAGTCACGAAAAATG GTTATGGAAGCTTTTGAAAAGGCCGAGCGCGAACGTAAGCCCAGCATCCAACACATGTTCACAGACGTCTACGCCGAGATGCCGCCGAGTCTTAAGAAACAGGAGGAGTCCTTGAAAAAACATCTGAAGGTTTATGGGGAACATTATCCTATGGACAGCTATGAACACTAA
- the BCKDHA gene encoding 2-oxoisovalerate dehydrogenase subunit alpha, mitochondrial isoform X1 gives MAALRTLLRVRAAVGWRIVGGRQATRSRSEFTSLEEKPQFPGASAVFVDSLEFIQPNVISGIPIYRVMDRQGQIINPSEDPNIPKEKVLKFYHTMTLLNTMDRILYESQRQGRISFYMTNYGEEGTHVGSAAALSDTDLVFGQYREAGVLMYRGYPLDLFMAQCYGNSLDPGKGRQMPVHYGSKDLNFVTISSPLATQIPQAVGAAYAMKRENADRAVICYFGEGAASEGDAHAAFNFSATLECPVLFFCRNNGYAISTPTSEQYRGDGIAARGPGYGIMSIRVDGNDVFAVYNATKEARRRAVAENQPFLIEAMTYRIGHHSTSDDSSAYRSVDEVNYWDKQDHPISRLRHYMMHNGWWDDEQEKIWRKKSRKMVMEAFEKAERERKPSIQHMFTDVYAEMPPSLKKQEESLKKHLKVYGEHYPMDSYEH, from the exons ATGGCGGCGCTGAGGACGTTGTTGAGGGTCCGGGCAGCGGTTGGATGGAGAATAGTCGGGGGGAGACAG GCGACCCGCTCCCGCAGTGAGTTCACCTCATTGGAGGAAAAGCCTCAGTTTCCTGGAGCCTCTGCAGTTTTTGTGGACTCTCTGGAGTTCATCCAACCCAATGTCATCTCCGGGATCCCCATCTACAGGGTGATGGACCGTCAGGGGCAGATTATTAACCCCAGCGAAGACCCCAAT ATCCCTAAGGAGAAAGTCCTAAAGTTCTATCACACGATGACGCTGCTGAACACCATGGATAGAATCCTGTATGAGTCTCAGAGGCAG GGAAGAATTTCATTCTATATGACAAACTACGGAGAGGAGGGGACGCACGTGGGCAGTGCTGCCGCCCTGAGTGACACAGACCTTGTATTCGGGCAGTATCGGGAGGCAG GAGTCCTGATGTACAGAGGGTATCCTCTTGATCTTTTCATGGCGCAGTGCTATGGTAATTCCTTAGATCCTGGCAAAGGAAGACAAATGCCTGTACACTACGGCTCTAAGGACTTAAACTTTGTGACCATTTCCTCACCATTGGCAACACAGATTCCACAAG ctgTGGGTGCGGCCTATGCCATGAAACGGGAAAATGCAGACCGCGCTGTCATCTGCTACTTCGGTGAAGGAGCCGCAAGTGAGGGAGATGCCCATGCTGCTTTTAACTTTTCTGCTACTTTGGAGTGCCCCGTGCTTTTCTTCTGCAGGAACAATGGCTACGCCATATCTACCCCTACTTCTGAGCAGTATCGTGGGGATGGCATTG CTGCCAGAGGTCCTGGTTATGGCATCATGTCAATTCGAGTGGATGGTAATGATGTCTTTGCAGTGTACAATGCCACCAAAGAGGCAAGACGGAGAGCAGTGGCAGAGAACCAGCCGTTCCTGATAGaagccatgacatacag GATTGGGCACCACAGCACCAGCGATGACAGCTCTGCCTACCGCTCTGTAGATGAGGTGAATTACTGGGACAAGCAGGACCACCCTATTTCTCGGCTTCGTCACTACATGATGCACAATGGCTGGTGGGATGATGAACAGGAGAAAATATGGAGGAAGAAGTCACGAAAAATG GTTATGGAAGCTTTTGAAAAGGCCGAGCGCGAACGTAAGCCCAGCATCCAACACATGTTCACAGACGTCTACGCCGAGATGCCGCCGAGTCTTAAGAAACAGGAGGAGTCCTTGAAAAAACATCTGAAGGTTTATGGGGAACATTATCCTATGGACAGCTATGAACACTAA